Proteins encoded together in one Microcebus murinus isolate Inina chromosome 16, M.murinus_Inina_mat1.0, whole genome shotgun sequence window:
- the BPIFB6 gene encoding BPI fold-containing family B member 6, with translation MLRILCLALCSLLSGARADPGALLRLGMDVMNREVQSAMDESHILEKMAAEAGKKQPGMKPIKGITNLKVKDVQLPVITLNFVPGVGIFQCVATGMTITGKSFMGGNMEIIVVLNITATNRLLQDEETGLPTFKSEGCEVILVNVKTNLPSNMLPKVVNKFLDSTLHKVLPGLMCPAIDAVLVYVNRKWANLSDPMPVGQMGTVKYVLASTPATTASYIQVDFSPVVQQQKGKAIKLADAGAALQFPGGYAEGSSQLLVSAALLTAELALLRKSFNADIRETMIGELPPQTTVTLAGFIPAVAKAYPKSKPLVTQIRINKPPKLTMNPGKSLLHLHGTLKMSAAQQQGKGLASIFVLEAHFNLKVQYSVRENRLQMATTLDRLLSLARKSSSIGQFNEKELTGFITDYLQEAYIPVVNDALQVGLPLPDFLAMNYNLAQLDIVENALLLDLKLD, from the exons ATGCTTCGGATCCTGTGTCTGGCACTCTGCAGCCTGCTGAGCGGCGCTCGAGCTGACCCGGGGGCGCTGCTGCGCTTGGGCATGGACGTCATGAACCGAG AGGTCCAGAGTGCCATGGATGAGAGTCACATCCTGGAGAAGATGGCAGCTGAGGCAGGCAAGAAACAGCCGGGCATGAAACCGATCAAGGGCATCACCAA TTTGAAGGTGAAGGATGTCCAACTGCCCGTCATCACGCTGAACTTTGTACCCGGCGTGGGCATCTTCCAGTGTGTGGCCACAGGCATGACCATCACTGGCAAGAG ctTCATGGGAGGGAACATGGAGATCATCGTGGTCCTGAACATCACAGCCACCAACCGGCTTCTGCAGGACGAGGAGACGGGCCTCCCCACGTTCAAGAGCGAGGGCTGTGAGGTCATCCTGGTCAACGTGAAGACCAACCTGCCTAGCAA CATGCTGCCCAAGGTGGTCAACAAGTTCCTGGACAGCACCCTGCACAAAGTCCTCCCTGGCCTG ATGTGTCCGGCCATTGATGCGGTCCTGGTGTATGTGAACCGGAAGTGGGCCAACCTGAGTG ACCCGATGCCCGTGGGCCAGATGGGCACCGTCAAGTATGTCCTGGCGTCCACACCCGCCACCACGGCCAGCTACATCCAAGTGGACTTTAGT CCTGTGGTGCAGCAGCAAAAGGGCAAAGCCATCAAGCTTGCTGATGCTGGGGCCGCCCTCCAGTTCCCCGGGGGTTACGCTGAGGGCTCGTCACAGCTGCTGGTCTCCGCCGCCCTCCTCACGGCAGAGCTCGCCCTGCTGCGGAAGTCCTTCAACGCCGACATCCGGGAGACGATG ATTGGCGAGCTGCCCCCACAAACCACCGTGACGCTGGCTGGCTTCATCCCTGCA GTGGCTAAGGCCTACCCCAAGTCGAAGCCCTTGGTGACCCAGATCAGGATAAACAAGCCTCCCAAGCTCACCATGAATCCCGGCAAGAGCCTGCTCCACCTGCACGGCACCCTGAAGATGTCCGCTGCCCAGCAGCAGGGCAAGGGCCTGGCGTCCATCTTTGTCCTAGAAGCT CACTTCAATCTGAAAGTCCAGTACTCAGTGAGGGAGAACCGGCTGCAGATGGCCACCACCCTGGACAG ATTACTGAGCCTTGCCCGGAAGTCCTCATCGATTGGCCAATTCAAT GAGAAGGAACTCACTGGCTTCATCACCGACTATCTCCAAGAAGCCTACATCCCGGTCGTCAATG ATGCGCTCCAAGTTGGGCTCCCACTCCCGGACTTTCTGGCTATGAATTACAACCTGGCTCAGCTGGACATAGTGGAG AATGCCCTGCTGCTGGACTTGAAGCTGGACTGA